The window GGCGTTTCCGGCGGTCTCCTGTTGAGCATGCTGGCGTGCGTCAACCCGGGCGACGAGGTTATCTTTGGAGACCCTTGCTTCGTTTCCTACCCTTATCACGTCAGCCTGGCCGGCGGCGTCCCGGTACCGGTCGAGCTCTACGACGATTTCGGGCTGCATCCGGAACGCATCGCAAAAGCCATTACCTCGCGGACGAAGGTGCTGCTGTTGTGTTCACCGTCGAACCCCACGGGCGTGGTCTACCAGGAGGACGCCCTGCGGGAAGTGGTCCGGCTGGCGGAGCGGCACGACCTGCTGATCGTCATGGACGAGATCTACCACATGCTCTGCTACGACGGCCCGAGTCCGTGCCCGGTGCGATTGGCGCCGGACCGGACCCTTCTGCTTCGCGGGTTTGCCAAGTCCTACGCGATGACGGGGCTTCGGGTGGGATATGCAGCCGGACCGGAGCGGATTATCTCCGAGATGGCCAAGCTCCAGCAGTACACCTTCGTCTGCGCCCCCCATCCCGTTCAATACGGAGCCCTGGCAGCCCTGGATGTGGACATGAGCGAGCACGTGAAGTCGTACAAGGCGAAGCGCGATCTGGTGTGCCGGGAATTGAGCGGCTTCTTCGAGTTTGCACGGCCCTCCGGGGGTTTCTACGTCTTCCCGAAGGCGCCGACGAGATACCCGTCAGCGACGGCTTTCGTTGAAGAAGCAATCAAGCGGAACGTGCTGATTATTCCGGGAGAGGCGTTCAGCCGCAGGGATACCCATTTCCGCATCAGCTACGCGGCGCCGGACGAAAAAATCCGCCAGGGCTGCGCTGTCCTGCGCGCACTGGCGGAGGAGTCGTGAGATCTTGCGGCTCCAGGATCAGCCTGTGGGCGTCGCCTGCCCGGTGAGCAGGGCGAGGATGAGCTGAACCAGAAGCGGCAGAATGCTGTTGAGGATCGAGGAGATAAACAGGTTGATCATATGTCGATGCTCCCGGGGAACCGACTCCAAAGCGGTTGCCTGACACGCGACGTTGCGCCTCGACAACCGCAACTGATGTTCGGCGATCGGCTCGGGTTTCCTTTAGCGCAAGAAAATACCCGCCGAAGCGGGTATTTTTAAAAAGTGCGGCAATCACCTACTCTCGCCCGGAGACTACCATCGGCCGTGCAGGCTTAACGGCCGTGTTCGGAATGGGAACGGGTGTATCCCTGCACGTATCGTCACCGCAGCGGAAAGAATACGGAGGCCCTCGGTTTTGTCAAGCCCCCTTCTGGCACGGGAAATCGCCACAGGACGCTAACCGCCGGCGTCCGGCGGCACCTCGGCCAGGCGGAATTCGACGGGGACGGGGGGGTCGGCAAGGGTCAGGTTCGCGGGCAGTATGAATTCCGGCGTCCAGGCGCGGAAATCGCCGGGTTTCTCGAGTTCCGCTTCCTTGAGCTGAATCAGCCCGAAGGCCTTGGTCTCTCCGCGTTCGAGCTTGAGCACGTCCTCGGGCGGACCGGAGACGCGGATCGTCTGGGCGACGAGGTTGATCGGCGCCCCGTCACGGCCCACCGGTTGAAGGGGGCGCTTCAGCCCGGCGAAGCTGACCACCAGCTTGATGGGCACGGTCGGAATCTCCTTGACAACGCGCTGGTCCGCAACGATGGCCGTCC is drawn from Phycisphaerae bacterium and contains these coding sequences:
- a CDS encoding aminotransferase class I/II-fold pyridoxal phosphate-dependent enzyme, translated to MNTERFVADRVKHIGASGIRRVFDLGAQLKDPINLSIGQPDFPVPAAAKDAMISAIRADHNGYTVTRGLPALRQRIAGLLKEELGWEADVFVTSGVSGGLLLSMLACVNPGDEVIFGDPCFVSYPYHVSLAGGVPVPVELYDDFGLHPERIAKAITSRTKVLLLCSPSNPTGVVYQEDALREVVRLAERHDLLIVMDEIYHMLCYDGPSPCPVRLAPDRTLLLRGFAKSYAMTGLRVGYAAGPERIISEMAKLQQYTFVCAPHPVQYGALAALDVDMSEHVKSYKAKRDLVCRELSGFFEFARPSGGFYVFPKAPTRYPSATAFVEEAIKRNVLIIPGEAFSRRDTHFRISYAAPDEKIRQGCAVLRALAEES